Proteins encoded by one window of Streptacidiphilus sp. PB12-B1b:
- a CDS encoding FtsK/SpoIIIE domain-containing protein, with product MSELASLLELGSPLVVGGAGLAVARAKTPRLYWSVVGLPVTAGRIAHSYARVMEACGLTVEPSLWRTMASTAVARRELRPVPPRVRGVVPTATGLRLRLRLARGQETADVAEVAERLRHAWEVHGVHVAEVRPGMVELRLTAFDVLRSVRMPKRASAKAAGLLRVPVALREDGTVFVRDFRVIPHELSLGANQSGKSMLLRNLLWGLAPQPVALVGIDCKWGVELAPFGSRLSALAIDPQEASELLPILIQMMEDRYELIRERQGIARSTPDEEITSDIWGLPEDIRPVPVVLLIDEIAEVFLTASAKDDKRRDQMVTDLIRLAQLGRAAGMYMEIAGQRFGSDLGKGATALRAQLTGRVCHRVNDEASAKMALADVAAAAVYAATQIAPERPGTAVVGDTSGHWSRVRTPARSLEEVAAMCRAHAHMTPDLPELARFRPAALLAPVPLVKPVPVTP from the coding sequence GTGTCCGAGCTGGCTTCGCTGCTGGAGCTGGGCTCCCCGCTGGTAGTCGGCGGGGCCGGTCTGGCGGTGGCCCGGGCCAAGACGCCCCGGCTGTACTGGTCCGTGGTGGGTCTGCCGGTGACCGCTGGCCGGATCGCGCACTCCTACGCCCGGGTGATGGAGGCGTGCGGGCTGACGGTCGAGCCCTCGCTGTGGCGCACGATGGCCTCGACGGCCGTTGCCCGGCGTGAGCTTCGTCCGGTTCCGCCGCGTGTGCGGGGCGTGGTGCCGACCGCGACCGGGTTGCGGCTTCGGCTGCGGCTGGCTCGTGGGCAGGAGACCGCTGATGTGGCCGAGGTGGCCGAGCGCCTACGGCACGCCTGGGAGGTCCATGGCGTCCATGTGGCCGAGGTCCGGCCCGGGATGGTGGAGCTGCGGCTGACCGCGTTCGATGTGCTGCGGTCGGTGCGGATGCCCAAGCGGGCCAGCGCCAAGGCGGCTGGTCTGCTGCGGGTGCCGGTGGCGTTGCGGGAGGACGGCACGGTGTTCGTGCGTGACTTCCGGGTGATCCCGCATGAGCTGAGCTTGGGGGCGAACCAGTCGGGCAAGTCGATGCTGCTGCGGAACCTGCTGTGGGGCCTGGCTCCCCAGCCGGTCGCGCTGGTGGGGATCGACTGCAAGTGGGGTGTGGAGCTGGCCCCGTTCGGCTCCCGGCTTTCCGCCCTGGCCATCGACCCGCAGGAAGCCTCAGAGTTGCTGCCGATCCTGATCCAGATGATGGAGGATCGGTACGAGCTGATCCGGGAGCGCCAGGGCATCGCTCGCAGCACCCCGGATGAGGAGATCACCTCCGACATCTGGGGCTTGCCTGAGGACATCCGTCCGGTGCCGGTCGTGCTGCTGATCGACGAGATCGCGGAGGTGTTCTTGACCGCCTCGGCCAAGGACGACAAGCGCCGGGACCAGATGGTCACCGACCTGATCCGGCTGGCCCAGCTCGGCCGCGCCGCCGGGATGTACATGGAGATCGCCGGTCAGCGCTTCGGCTCCGACCTGGGCAAGGGCGCAACCGCACTGCGCGCCCAGCTCACCGGCCGGGTGTGCCACCGGGTCAACGACGAAGCCTCGGCCAAGATGGCGCTTGCGGACGTGGCCGCTGCCGCTGTGTACGCCGCTACCCAGATCGCTCCGGAGCGTCCGGGGACGGCGGTGGTGGGCGACACCTCCGGGCACTGGTCCCGGGTCCGCACTCCCGCTCGGTCCCTGGAAGAGGTCGCGGCTATGTGCCGGGCTCACGCGCACATGACCCCGGACCTGCCCGAACTGGCCCGCTTCCGCCCGGCCGCGCTCTTGGCCCCGGTCCCGCTGGTCAAGCCGGTGCCGGTCACCCCGTAG
- a CDS encoding NUDIX hydrolase, translating to MARVDYFNDPDAPVANSIVPSVTVVALNDLGEVLLVHKTDNDLWALPGGGVDLGESAPQAAVRETKEETGFDVEINDIVGTYTNPHHVIAYDDGEVRQQFSICFTATILGGEPHTSSETKEVAFIAPSRLDELNIHPSMRLRIEHGLSHRTRPHVG from the coding sequence ATGGCTCGCGTCGACTACTTCAATGACCCGGATGCACCTGTGGCGAACAGCATCGTCCCCTCAGTGACTGTGGTTGCCCTGAACGACCTCGGAGAGGTCCTGCTCGTCCACAAGACCGACAACGATCTCTGGGCGCTGCCGGGCGGCGGTGTCGACCTCGGCGAGTCCGCCCCACAGGCGGCCGTACGCGAGACCAAGGAGGAAACCGGATTCGACGTCGAGATCAACGACATCGTCGGCACGTACACCAACCCGCACCACGTCATTGCCTACGACGATGGCGAGGTCCGGCAGCAGTTCTCGATCTGCTTCACTGCCACCATCCTCGGAGGAGAGCCCCACACCAGCAGCGAGACCAAGGAAGTTGCCTTCATCGCACCGAGCCGCTTGGACGAGCTGAACATCCACCCGTCCATGCGCCTTCGCATCGAACACGGGCTGAGCCACCGGACACGGCCCCACGTCGGCTAG
- a CDS encoding DUF2637 domain-containing protein, translating to MRRLLHRVDPVLVQAVIAASLSFAHLHDIASAAGQSGWKAWAYPISVDLLFVAAWRRLRAGRAAGTPVRLVWVWFLVALIASLGANVATAGLLDLRNVPAWLRILVAGWPAAAFLGGTLLAHTPATPATEPDQPAPVPPAPMPVSVPDPVAALPAEPDPVPALPPAAAAMEVPAALLAHARKVAADHRARTGTALDPAALRAVLGVPVPLADAITAQL from the coding sequence ATGCGCCGCCTACTGCACCGCGTTGACCCGGTGCTGGTGCAGGCCGTGATCGCCGCGTCCCTGTCCTTCGCCCATCTGCACGACATCGCCAGCGCCGCCGGTCAGTCCGGCTGGAAGGCATGGGCCTACCCGATCTCGGTGGACCTGCTGTTCGTCGCCGCCTGGCGTCGCCTGCGCGCTGGTCGCGCCGCCGGTACCCCGGTCCGCCTGGTGTGGGTCTGGTTCCTGGTCGCCCTGATCGCATCCCTGGGTGCCAACGTCGCCACCGCCGGACTCCTGGACCTGCGCAACGTCCCGGCCTGGCTGCGCATCCTGGTCGCCGGGTGGCCCGCCGCCGCGTTCCTCGGCGGAACCCTCCTCGCCCACACCCCCGCCACCCCGGCCACCGAACCGGACCAGCCCGCACCCGTCCCGCCCGCGCCGATGCCCGTGTCCGTCCCGGACCCGGTGGCCGCTCTGCCCGCCGAGCCGGACCCGGTGCCCGCGCTACCGCCCGCCGCTGCGGCCATGGAGGTCCCGGCCGCGCTGCTGGCGCACGCCCGCAAGGTTGCCGCCGACCACCGCGCCCGCACCGGCACGGCCCTGGACCCGGCCGCGCTGCGCGCCGTGCTCGGTGTGCCGGTCCCGCTCGCCGACGCCATCACCGCCCAACTCTGA
- a CDS encoding transposase family protein, translating to MPNDRLRATIAAKNHTIQSVADHVQVDPKTVERWITRDRVPHRGHRWKTAQLLATDELYLWPSVEPEAKTASAAELATFYPNRGAVPGSLWSSLIDNATSQIDILVYAGLFLFDSHPDFADDLADKAAAGAQVRILLGDPSSEAIRHRGEEEGIGDDLAARARLSLKYLRPATRTPGVEVRLHDTILYNSVYRFDDDVLVNPHVFGAPAGQNPMMHFRYVPGGRTFRHYLRSFDRVWELGTPAPAGR from the coding sequence ATGCCGAACGACCGGCTGCGCGCAACCATCGCCGCCAAGAACCACACGATTCAATCGGTCGCCGACCACGTTCAGGTCGATCCCAAGACAGTTGAGCGCTGGATCACGAGGGATCGCGTCCCGCACCGGGGGCATCGCTGGAAGACTGCCCAGTTGCTGGCGACGGATGAGCTGTACCTCTGGCCTTCGGTCGAGCCCGAGGCCAAGACCGCCAGCGCGGCCGAGTTGGCGACGTTCTACCCGAACAGGGGAGCGGTCCCCGGCTCCCTGTGGTCATCACTGATCGACAACGCCACCAGCCAGATCGACATCCTTGTGTACGCCGGGCTGTTCCTCTTCGACAGCCATCCTGACTTCGCCGATGATCTGGCGGACAAGGCCGCCGCGGGAGCCCAAGTTCGCATCCTCTTGGGTGACCCGAGCTCAGAGGCTATCCGCCACCGTGGCGAGGAGGAGGGCATAGGTGATGATCTCGCTGCCCGCGCGAGGCTCAGCCTGAAGTACCTGAGGCCCGCCACACGCACGCCCGGCGTGGAGGTGCGGCTGCACGACACGATCCTCTACAACTCGGTCTACCGGTTCGATGACGACGTGCTGGTCAACCCGCACGTCTTCGGGGCACCGGCCGGACAGAACCCCATGATGCACTTCCGCTACGTCCCCGGAGGGCGGACGTTCCGTCACTACCTGCGCAGCTTTGATCGAGTCTGGGAGCTCGGAACACCAGCACCCGCCGGACGATGA
- a CDS encoding HD domain-containing protein has product MGSSLDTPSAAAQLAEAYLPPLGNRWLHTQAVAARAAEISAAVPVDDRELLVAAAWLHDLGYAPELRDTGFHPIDGARHLVTLGAPRRLVCLVAHHSGAVFEAEQRGLTAELSAFEREDGPILDALICADMTTGPAGESFDFDERVDEILVRYAPGNEVHTAISNARPYLGAAVARVRERLAGIGV; this is encoded by the coding sequence ATGGGTTCTAGCTTGGACACTCCGAGTGCTGCGGCGCAGCTCGCCGAGGCGTATTTGCCTCCGCTGGGCAATCGGTGGCTGCACACGCAGGCCGTAGCCGCGCGGGCGGCGGAGATCAGTGCAGCCGTCCCTGTGGATGATCGAGAGCTGCTAGTCGCCGCTGCCTGGCTGCATGATCTGGGCTACGCCCCCGAGCTGCGCGACACGGGATTTCACCCCATCGACGGTGCCCGGCACCTGGTGACGCTGGGTGCCCCTCGGAGGCTGGTGTGCCTGGTGGCTCACCACTCCGGGGCCGTGTTCGAGGCCGAGCAGCGTGGCCTCACCGCCGAGCTGAGCGCATTCGAGCGAGAAGACGGCCCGATCTTGGATGCGCTGATCTGTGCCGACATGACCACTGGTCCCGCTGGCGAGTCCTTCGACTTCGACGAGCGGGTGGACGAGATCCTCGTCCGCTACGCCCCAGGCAACGAGGTGCACACTGCGATCAGCAATGCCCGTCCGTACCTGGGTGCAGCGGTGGCACGGGTCCGTGAGCGGCTGGCCGGTATCGGCGTCTAG